A region from the Rhizoctonia solani chromosome 13, complete sequence genome encodes:
- a CDS encoding Retrotransposable element Tf2 protein translates to MEPEPSPSALLKAITALTATVGSLQDQIQAQNQQIVELRAICKETADLLGDKDQGAAQAKPGPSTGPVTPPTHSGGEAHTPGTVRPGLKAPFRPSRGTGFDSEEEEEPRRPKKEPQGMPRRHLGSLTPFDAGSSVKRPKMDLPDPYKGDTRGRKATQWLDRMMLWVALHRDQFDKEEQMVVWILYHMTDKAADWALPIIGAIIKGEGNPPTTIQALTGKFKEAFADPDAKRAAARKIAALSQTTTTSKYVTEFRNLMAELDWNKEAYIAQFTQGLHWKVKELLSTKDSVPDKLKAIFAASIKIDNIRRENEENCPKKAPAKSPATVATTSTTTTQRVRLSEDPNYVTPEERDRRRASGLCVKCGQKGHGIKQCPNGWKATVKEVAKPPTQKKDIVDTCVEFVFVGLDSNKKPLLFINLHVQNSQAEPIKTLIDSGATSNFISPSLVEKLKIPKTQLKNPRVVRMLDGTISQTGRIWHQVHLTVSANGHIHSIPFLVCPIGNTLAILGMTWLMAEAPLIDWQQGLVTFPEQIQIASEEEADSNPLADLPPQYHEFAKVFGEEEFKVLPPHREYDISIDLVSDAKLSPGPIYGMTDAESKALKQHIDKELATGKIRPSTSSAGAPVMFVKKADGSLRLVVDYRKLNKVTHKNVYPLPRQDDLMAKLRHAKIFTKLDLRWGYNNVRIKEGDEWKTAFRTKYGLFEYLVMPFGLTNAPAAFQHFMNDLFRDLIDVTVVIYLDDILIFLEKPEEHPSHVREVLSRLLKNQLFCKLSKCHFHVTTVDYLGIVISPAGFSMDQKKIEAVTTWPTPKTVKQVQAFLGFVNYLQWFIPNFSLVARPLHNLTKRESPWSWGNSEETAFKELKTLVTQSLVLIHSNPKLPYYLETDASGVAMGAILSQRGPDNRLHPIAYMSKSFSGAEANYNTHNKELLAIIKALEEWRIFLEATDKPVQVFTDHRNLEYWMQARTFNRRHARWRIFLSDFNFEIHYCPGKQSGKPDALSRRSDYVDTSPEPEVMLPAEVFAKTSEEELEIVTEIRSKLREDPSLEPIIQFLTEDADNAPPSIRKAYRDYDWEEDLLWYRGKLVVPDSEALKERLLREFHDSPLAGHPGQQRTLELLSRNYWWPGMKSSAKEWVECCPACQANRCAHNPVIALKPLEVPPFPFHTISYDFITGFPKSEGHDAILVVIDSFSKLGHFIPTSKKVSAKGLADLFVSHIWKLHGLPVKTISDRGTTFTGKFLRALYQRLGIKPSFSLAYHPESDGQTERVNQFIKFYLRSYVAADHSDWVKWLPLAEYAYNNAKHSATGKTPFELIYGRNPIMNPSNIPSNIPEADLVADTLAREWKEAEAALRMSKERMTRDKGTVPEYSIGEKVWLDGKNVELRTNSNKLDPKQLGPFEVLEKVSSHAYRLKLPETLKIHNVFYVGLLSRAHISPSQPFPEKPPPETIEGEEEYEVEQIIDSKRQRGKWFYLIKWKGYGPEDNSWEPEELLEHSQEEIQRFNKSQLKKARDSAKSL, encoded by the exons atggaaccagagccgtccccttctgctctcctcaaggctatcacagccctcacagccaccgtcgggtccctacaggaccaaatccaagCCCAGAACCAACAGATTGTTGAGCtcagggccatatgcaaggagaccgcagacctccttggggataaagaccaaggagcagcccaagccaagcctggcccatcgactgggcctgtcactcctcccacccactcgggaggagaagcccacactccaggcacggttaggcctggactcaaggccccattccggCCTTCCAGAGGAACCGGttttgactcagaggaagaggaagaaccaaggcgccccaaaaaggagcctcaaggaatgCCTAGGAGGCATCTAGGGTCcctaaccccctttgacgcagggtccagcgtaaaacgGCCTAAAATGGACCTCCCCGACCCATATAagggagacaccaggggccgcaaagccacccagtggctagacagaatgatgctctgggtagccctccaccGGGACCAATTCgacaaggaggagcagatggttgtgtggatcctctaccacatgaccgaTAAGGCCGCagactgggcgctccccatcattggggcaatcatcaagggagaagggaaccctcctaccaccatccaggccctaacgggcaaattcaaagaggcgTTTGCTgatccagatgccaagagggccgccgccaggaaaatcgcggcactctcccaaaccaccacaacctccaagtacgtcacggagttccgcaatctcatggcggaattagactggaacaaggaagcctacatcgcgcagttcacgcaaggcctccactggaaggtgaaggaatTGCTATCAACCAAAGATAGCGTTCCTGACAAACTCAAAGCAATTTTTGCGGCTTCcataaaaattgacaacatacGCCGCGAAAACGAGGAGAACTGCCCAAAGAAGGCacccgccaagtccccggccaccgtggccactacttccaccaccaccactcaacgggtccgaCTGTCAGAGGACCCTAACTACGTaacaccggaagaaagggatcgccgccgcgcgtctggcctctgcgtcaagtgcggtcaaaagggacatggtatcaaacagtgccccaatggctggaaggccacagtCAAAGAGGTGGCTAAG cccccgactcaGAAAAAggacattgtagatacttgCGTAGAATTTGTTTTTGTTGGACTTGACTCTAATAAAAAACCGCTATTATTCATCAATCTACACGTCCAAAATTCCCAGGCAGAACCCATTAAAACCCTAATAGATTCCGGCGCTACCTCCAACTTCATATCCCCGAGCttagtagaaaaactcaaaatcccaaaaacccaactcaaaaatccacgagttgtgagaatgttagatggtacaatctcccagactggtcgcatatggcaccaggttcatctcacggtttcggccaatggccacatccactccatcccatttcttgtttgccccattggcaacaccttGGCGatcctaggcatgacttggctaatggcagaagctcctctcattgattggcaacagggactagtcacattccctgaacagatTCAGATTGCctcagaggaggaagcagactcAAACCCTTTAGCGGATCTTCCCCcacagtaccatgagtttgctaaagtctttggtgaagaagagttcaaggtcctcccgccacatagggagtatgacatatCTATTGACCTTGTTTCAGACGCCAAACTGTCTCCAGGACCAatatacggcatgactgacgcggaatccaaggcactgaaGCAACACATAGACAaagaattggcaacaggaaAGATCCGTCCTAGTACCTCTTCTGCCGGCgcccccgtcatgtttgtcaagaaggcGGACGGATCTCTTAGATTGGTagttgattacaggaagttgaacAAGGTCACCCATAAGAATGTGTATCCTTTACCAAGACAGgacgacctcatggctaaactcaggcatgccaagatcttcaccaaATTGGACTTGCGCTGGGGCTACAATAacgtcaggatcaaggaaggagatgagtggaagacagCGTTCAGGACCAAATACGGGCTATTCGAATATCTGGTAATGCCgtttggccttaccaatgcccccgctgccttccaacatttcatgaatgacctattcagggatctcattgacgtcacagtggtcatatacttggatgatatcttGATTTTTTTGGAAAAACCTGAGGAACACCCAtcccatgtcagggaggtACTATCCCGGTTACTAAAGAAtcagctattctgtaaactgtcgaagtgccacttccatgtcaccacggtagattaccttggtattgtTATTTCCCCCgccggcttctccatggaccaaaagaagatcgAAGCCGTTACTACGTGGCCCACACCTAAGacggtcaagcaggtccaggccttcctagggtttgttaATTACCTTCAAtggttcatccccaatttcagtttgGTAGCACGCCCCCTCCATAATCTCACAAAAAGGGAatccccttggtcatggggaaaTTCAGAGGAAACTGCGTTCAAAGAACTAAAGACATTGGTCACTCAATCCCTGGTTCTGATCCACTCCAATCCCAAGCTCCCCTactacctggaaacagacgcttcaggagtagctatgggCGCAATCTTGAGCCAAAGAGGTCCAGATAACCGGCTGCATCCCATcgcctatatgtccaagtccttctcaggcgcagaagccaattacaacacccacaataaggagctcctggcaatcatcaaagcgctagaggaatggaggatattcttggaagcaacggacaaaccggtacaggtcttcacggatcataggaatctggagtattggatgcaggcacggacattTAACCGTAGGCATGCccgatggcgcatattcctgagcgacttcaactttgaaatccactattgcccaggaaaacaatcagggaaaccagacgccctgtcCAGACGATCGGACTACGTTGATACAtcaccagaaccagaggtAATGCTCcccgcagaagtctttgccaaaacatcagaagaggaactggaaattgtcacagaaatacgCTCCAAGCTAAGGGAAGATCCATCCCTTGAGcctatcatccaattcctaacGGAAGACGCGGATAACGCTCCTCCCTCCATTCGGAaggcttacagagactacgactgggaggaagacctacTATGGTATCGAGGAAAACTGGTGGTCCCGGACTCAGAAGCCCTGAAGGAACGattactcagggaattccatgactccccactagcgggtcacccaggccaacaaaggacCCTGGAGCTCTTgagccgcaactactggtggccaggaatgaagtcatccgccaaggaatgggtggaatgctgccccgcttgccaagccaatcgtTGTGCCCACAACCCGGTCATagccctaaaacccttagaagttccccccttcccatttcacaccatctcctatgacttcatcacgggttttcccaagtcagaagGACATGATGCAATCCTGGTAGTTATTGATTCGTTCTCCAAATtaggccacttcatccctaccTCGAAAAAGGTTTCAGCAAAGGGCTTGGCTGATCTCTTTGTCTCCCACATCTGGAAACTTCATGGGCTCCCCGTCAAAACTATATCAGATCGAGGGACTacattcacagggaaattccttaGGGCGCTCTACCAACGATTAGGGATTAAaccttccttctccttggcctaccaccctGAATCAGACGGCCAGACGGAACGTGTCAACCAATTTATCAAGTTCTACCTAAGGTCTTATGTAGCAGCAGATCATTCAGATTGGGTTAAGTGGTTACCACTTGCGGAGTAtgcctataacaacgccaagcaCTCAGCTACTGGAAAAACCCCATTTGAATTAATTTATGGCAGAAATCCGATCATGAATCCATCAAACATCCCGTCAAAcatcccagaagcagacctcgTGGCAGATACCCTAGccagggaatggaaggaagccgaagcagccctcagaatgagcaaggaacggATGACAAGGGATAAAGGAACAGTCCCAGAATACTCAATAggggaaaaagtctggctagatggaaaaaacgtagaacttaggacaaattccaacaagTTAGACCCCAAGCAACTAGGTCCCTTTGAGgtattagagaaggtatccagtcacgcgtaccgcctcaagTTACCGGAAACccttaaaatccacaatgtattctatgtgggTTTGTTATCCAGGGCACAcatatccccaagtcaaccatttccagaaaaaccccctcctgaaacaatagaaggggaagaagagtatgaggtggaacaaattattgactccaaaagacaacgggggaaatggttctacctaatcaaatggaagggttatggcccggaagacaattcctgggaaccggaagaactcctagagcacagccaagaggaaatccaacgattcaacaagtcacaactgaaaaaggctcgtgactccgccaagagcctttaa